In the genome of Longimicrobiales bacterium, one region contains:
- a CDS encoding efflux RND transporter permease subunit, whose protein sequence is MVVNNSIILVHDSNEHVAQETAVDEALAMAGQTPFQPIVLTTMTTSGGLVPLALTGSEMWSPLALAIIGGLLTSTTADPGPGTRALPDGGGAHGEGRQRRR, encoded by the coding sequence ATCGTTGTCAACAACTCCATCATCCTCGTGCACGACTCCAATGAACACGTGGCCCAGGAAACCGCGGTGGATGAGGCATTGGCCATGGCGGGACAGACACCCTTTCAGCCCATCGTGCTCACGACGATGACGACCAGCGGAGGCCTGGTTCCCCTGGCCCTCACGGGCTCGGAGATGTGGAGTCCGCTGGCCCTGGCCATCATCGGCGGTCTGCTGACCTCCACAACTGCTGACCCTGGTCCTGGTACCCGCGCTCTACCGGATGGCGGCGGGGCTCATGGAGAGGGTCGGCAGCGAAGACGATGA
- a CDS encoding peroxidase family protein, which yields MRRSVFSRVFTGFFSFLNRFIDWHRLPRPLAILNLMALRTVLRHENLYDTSTPGTGTAGGESAGVEIPDFAVSFRTEDGSFNDLEHPEMGRTGERFARNFPLAHSFPETGERLMSPNPRDISNELLARQEFVPAEILNILAAAWIQFQTHDWFNHGRSKDEERLEIPLRPGDPWPEHPMKVLRTPPDPTRTAADKDLPPTFVNTESHWWDGSSVYGSDAKVAAGLRTFEDGRMKVQDGRLPLDPDTGLPSTGFNENWWVGLGLLHTLFTLEHNAICDRIRGVYSSWSDERVYQTAKLINSALMAKIHTVEWTTAILPNKVLQTGMSANWWGLAGQPVRTTWGRISKSEAISGIPGSERHHHGAPFALTEEFVTVYRLHPLIPDEVRVQAARDGSVIKDVDFKQLALRNAVSFFDEVPIVDAMYTMGVEHPGAMVLHNYPNFLRNLTLPDGEILDMAAVDILKDRERGIPRYNQFRRLLHMRPFKTFEQITPNRSWSAKLKEVYEGDIERIDPLVGMLSETPPAGFGFSDTAFRIFILMASRRIKSDRFFTDDYNPRVYTPEGMRWIAENDMSAVLLRHYPELAPALRGVTNAFAPWNRLPIGRKVARAPGHREVLAERRSTAGPVDSQVAP from the coding sequence ATGCGAAGGTCCGTCTTCTCGCGCGTGTTCACCGGCTTCTTCAGCTTTCTGAACCGGTTCATCGACTGGCACCGCCTGCCGCGACCGCTGGCCATTCTGAACCTCATGGCCCTCCGCACCGTTCTGCGCCACGAGAACCTGTACGATACAAGCACGCCGGGCACGGGCACTGCCGGGGGCGAATCCGCCGGAGTGGAGATCCCGGACTTCGCCGTCAGCTTCCGGACCGAGGATGGGAGCTTCAACGACCTCGAGCACCCCGAGATGGGGCGGACGGGTGAGCGCTTCGCGAGGAACTTCCCGCTCGCCCACTCTTTCCCCGAGACCGGCGAACGTCTCATGTCTCCGAACCCCCGGGACATCAGCAACGAATTGCTCGCCCGTCAGGAGTTCGTGCCCGCGGAGATCCTGAATATCCTGGCCGCCGCCTGGATTCAGTTCCAGACCCACGACTGGTTCAATCACGGGCGCTCCAAGGACGAGGAGCGGTTGGAGATCCCGCTGCGGCCCGGTGATCCCTGGCCCGAGCACCCCATGAAGGTGCTGCGCACCCCCCCGGATCCGACCCGCACCGCCGCCGACAAGGATCTGCCACCGACCTTCGTCAATACCGAGTCCCACTGGTGGGACGGCTCGTCGGTGTACGGCAGCGATGCCAAGGTGGCCGCCGGTCTGCGCACCTTCGAAGACGGAAGGATGAAGGTCCAGGACGGGCGACTCCCCCTGGACCCGGACACGGGGCTGCCTTCGACAGGCTTCAACGAGAACTGGTGGGTAGGGCTGGGCCTCCTCCACACGCTGTTCACGCTCGAGCACAACGCCATCTGCGACCGCATCCGGGGTGTGTATTCGAGCTGGAGTGACGAGCGCGTCTACCAGACCGCCAAGCTCATCAACTCGGCGCTGATGGCGAAGATCCACACGGTGGAGTGGACGACGGCGATTCTCCCCAACAAGGTCCTGCAGACGGGGATGAGCGCCAATTGGTGGGGCCTGGCGGGACAGCCCGTTCGGACCACATGGGGGCGCATCAGCAAGAGTGAGGCGATCAGCGGGATTCCCGGCTCGGAACGGCATCACCACGGCGCTCCGTTCGCCCTCACCGAGGAGTTCGTCACTGTCTACCGCCTCCATCCCCTCATCCCCGACGAGGTTAGGGTGCAGGCGGCCAGGGACGGCTCGGTCATCAAGGACGTGGACTTCAAGCAGCTGGCGCTGCGCAACGCCGTGAGCTTCTTCGACGAAGTGCCCATCGTAGACGCCATGTATACGATGGGTGTCGAGCACCCCGGGGCAATGGTCCTCCACAACTACCCCAACTTCCTGAGAAACCTCACGCTGCCCGATGGCGAGATCCTGGACATGGCCGCGGTGGACATCCTCAAGGACCGGGAGCGGGGCATCCCCCGGTACAACCAGTTCCGACGCCTCCTGCACATGCGGCCCTTCAAGACCTTCGAGCAGATCACGCCCAACCGGAGTTGGTCGGCCAAGCTCAAGGAGGTCTACGAGGGGGATATCGAGCGCATCGATCCTCTGGTGGGCATGCTGTCCGAGACGCCGCCCGCCGGCTTCGGCTTCAGTGACACGGCCTTCCGCATCTTCATCCTCATGGCGTCACGCCGAATCAAGAGCGACCGCTTCTTCACCGACGACTACAACCCACGTGTCTACACGCCCGAAGGCATGCGCTGGATCGCCGAGAACGATATGAGTGCCGTGCTGCTGAGACACTATCCCGAACTCGCGCCGGCACTCAGGGGCGTGACGAACGCCTTCGCCCCCTGGAACCGCCTGCCCATCGGACGGAAGGT